The nucleotide sequence GATACTGTCGAATTGGCTAAAAAAGTAGTAAAACTTCGAAAAGAGTTTGAAAAATCAGGAGGACATATTGCCCATGTATCGGGAGATATAAATCCTTCAGATCTAGGATTTCATAGGTAGGTGATTACAATCAGAGAATTTACATTATTCAGTATAGAACACTTTTTTTATATTTTCGGTTATGGCAGCTTAGCTATTTTAGCACTATCCCTGCCAAAAATATTTAAACTTGATATAGATAAATTTGCCAAAATTTCTGGGTATTTTATCTTAATAGAAAAAACTATCGAATTGATCTATAGATACATTGTTTTCAAGGAACCCTTTACCAACCTTTTACCATTTAATATGTGTAATTACACCTTAGTTTTAGCAGCTTTTATGATGATCTTTAGATCCAATAAGATCTTTAATCTTGTATATTTTTGGAGTATCGGAGCTATCTTAGCAATTATGACACCAGATATCAGGATTGCCTTTCCAAATTACTCAAATATTAGTTTTTTTGTAACACATTACTATATTTATTTTGCTGTATTTTACGGTTTAAAATACTTTAAGTTTACTATTACTTTTAATGCTTTAAAAAAATCATATATTTATATAAATGGAATAATGCTGATACTTTTCCCACTTAATTTTTTATTGAATACAAACTATATGTTTTTAAAAAATAAGCCAATCTCAAGTCCTATGGATTTTTTAGGCCCTTGGCCATATTATATAATTTCTTTAGAAGTAGTTATGATAATATTATTTACTCTGATGTATCTGCCATTTAGAAAAAAAACACTAAAAACTCTGTAGTTTTTAGTGTTTTTTATTTCTTACCAAAATTTATCTCCCACAGAAAAAATTTAGATCTTATAGGTCTCCAAACATCTATAATATTTTCTCAAAATATCCCTTCTATTCCTATAAAGGTCATGATATAGGAGCATTTGATAGAAAAGACTGGTTTCATCCACTTCAAAACCAGTTTTTTTCTCCTCCTTCAAATTAACTATATTAAATATCCTATCAGATCTGTAGAGAGATTTTATCTCATTTTCAACAATTTTTCTAGTAATTACATCACTACTAACTTTATTTAGATAGTAATCATGACCTCTAATCTCAAAAGATACTTCCTTTGGAAAAACCCTGCTAAATAAAGAATGGACCCTAATTACATGAAATGGAGATGTTACTACGATTATTTTCTTTATATTGCATAATATATTCATTTTTTTTAAGAGGAGTTTTGAAAAAACAATATTTCCCAAGGTATCCAGGGAATCCTCCTCCAAAATCACAAGTTTATCATCCATCTTATAATTTTTTTTTAATTTCTCCAGCATCTCTAAGGCCTCGGTCTTTAAAACCCCCATTCCTCCTCCAGAAAGCAGAATTTTAGCTTTGGGAAATTTTTCTATTAATTTCCCTAAGACCTCTACCCTTTTATCCAAAAATCCCAGTCCATTACTGCATCCTAAACCAATAATCAGATCCGGGTCTTCTATCTCTTCTATTTCCCTATTGGTTTTTAGGTATTCTATATAGTAATTAACTATCCTTTCCTTTAATTTCTCCAACATGTTGAGAAGCTCTTTAGGTATAGGTGATCCCAGTTTTCTAATCTCCCTTGCCCACCTAATCTCATTAAATATTTCCCTGAATTGTTCATCCA is from Psychrilyobacter atlanticus DSM 19335 and encodes:
- a CDS encoding TIGR02206 family membrane protein produces the protein MITIREFTLFSIEHFFYIFGYGSLAILALSLPKIFKLDIDKFAKISGYFILIEKTIELIYRYIVFKEPFTNLLPFNMCNYTLVLAAFMMIFRSNKIFNLVYFWSIGAILAIMTPDIRIAFPNYSNISFFVTHYYIYFAVFYGLKYFKFTITFNALKKSYIYINGIMLILFPLNFLLNTNYMFLKNKPISSPMDFLGPWPYYIISLEVVMIILFTLMYLPFRKKTLKTL
- a CDS encoding YdcF family protein, whose translation is MIDYRDKIDNITNLYKIYDYEMFLYQLREKILDEQFREIFNEIRWAREIRKLGSPIPKELLNMLEKLKERIVNYYIEYLKTNREIEEIEDPDLIIGLGCSNGLGFLDKRVEVLGKLIEKFPKAKILLSGGGMGVLKTEALEMLEKLKKNYKMDDKLVILEEDSLDTLGNIVFSKLLLKKMNILCNIKKIIVVTSPFHVIRVHSLFSRVFPKEVSFEIRGHDYYLNKVSSDVITRKIVENEIKSLYRSDRIFNIVNLKEEKKTGFEVDETSLFYQMLLYHDLYRNRRDILRKYYRCLETYKI